A single genomic interval of Spinacia oleracea cultivar Varoflay chromosome 6, BTI_SOV_V1, whole genome shotgun sequence harbors:
- the LOC110787690 gene encoding protein TOC75-3, chloroplastic, translating to MASITLPGAIRISPYPSNATSSSRRPLIHLPKSNPTTHPKANPTTHPKANHIQSSLSSNNTPNPPPNSSHQSKSTPNSNPLHSLISHPIPKTLIICSPVGLLLFFLSPIGGGGGGNNFFNGGGGGGGDGSWWSRFISPLAFAKDEESEGWDSHGLPANIVVQLNKLSGFKKYKVSDILFFDQRRRSTVGTEDSFFEMVSLRPGGVYTKAQLQKELETLATCGMFERVDLEGKTNPDGSVKVTISFLESTWQSAEKFRCINVGLMPQTKPVEMDPDMTDKEKLDFFQSQEKDYRRRIDRSRPCLLPAPVYREVMKMLGDQGKVTARSLQKIRDTVQKWYHDEGYACAQVVNFGNLNTKEVVCEVVEGDITQLLIQFQDKLGNVIEGNTQFPVVWRELPKQLRVGHVFNIEAGKQALRNINSLGLFSNIEVNPRPDEKSEGGIVVEIKLKELDQKSAEVSTEWSIVPGRQGHPTLASIQPGGTVSFEHRNINGLNRSFLGSVTTSNFFNPQDDLSFKFEYVHPYIDGVYSPKNRTFKTSCFNSRKLSPVFTGGPGLDEVPPIWVDRSGVKANITENLTRQSKLTYGLVCEEITTRDESSHIAIAGQRVLPNGGISADGPPTTLSDTGIDRVAFLQANITRDNTKFVNGAIVGDRNVFQVDQGLGIGSKNPVFNRHQLTITRFLQLKDVEEGAGKPPPPVLVLHGHYGGCVGDLPSYDAFTLGGPYSVRGYNMGELGAARSILEVAAELRIPIKNTHAYVFAEHGNDLGSSKDVKGNPTEVYRRMGQGSSYGAGVKLGLVRAEYAVDHNSGTGSIFFRFGERF from the exons ATGGCGTCCATCACCCTCCCCGGCGCCATCCGCATCTCCCCATACCCCTCCAACGCCACCTCCTCCTCCCGCCGCCCATTAATCCACCTCCCTAAATCCAATCCTACCACCCACCCAAAAGCCAATCCCACCACCCACCCAAAAGCCAATCACATCcaatcttctctctcctctaacaaCACCCCTAATCCTCCTCCCAATTCATCTCACCAATCCAAATCCACACCCAACAGCAACCCCCTTCACTCTCTCATCTCCCACCCTATCCCCAAAACCCTCATTATCTGCTCCCCCGTCGGCCTCCTGCTCTTCTTCCTATCCCCAATAGGCGGAGGCGGTGGCGGTAACAATTTTTTCAACGGAGGTGGTGGCGGAGGCGGAGACGGTTCTTGGTGGTCACGTTTTATCTCTCCGCTCGCATTTGCGAAAGATGAGGAATCTGAGGGGTGGGATTCACACGGTCTTCCTGCTAACATTGTGGTTCAGCTTAACAAACTCAGTGGGTTTAAGAAATATAAGGTTTCCGATATCCTGTTCTTCGATCAACGACGCCGTTCGACTGTCGGTACCGAAGATTCTTTCTTTGAGATGGTTTCTCTGAGACCTGGAGGTGTTTATACCAAGGCTCAGCTTCAGAAAGAGCTTGAAACCCTAGCTACTTGTGGAATGTTCGAGAGGGTTGATTTGGAGGGTAAAACTAATCCTGATGGTTCAGTTAAGGTTACAATATCTTTCCTTGAAAGCACCTGGCAATCTGCTGAGAAATTCAG GTGTATCAATGTGGGGTTGATGCCACAAACGAAGCCGGTTGAGATGGATCCTGATATGACTGATAAGGAGAAGCTTGATTTTTTTCAGAGCCAGGAGAAGGATTATAGAAGGAGGATCGACCGCTCTCGTCCATGCTTGTTGCCAGCCCCAGTCTACCGAGAGGTGATGAAGATGTTGGGTGATCAGGGGAAGGTGACTGCTAGGTCATTGCAGAAAATTAGAGATACGGTTCAGAAATGGTACCACGATGAGGGGTATGCATGCGCACAAGTGGTGAACTTCGGGAATTTGAATACCAAGGAAGTTGTGTGTGAGGTGGTGGAAGGGGATATTACCCAACTGTTGATTCAGTTTCAGGATAAGCTTGGAAATGTGATTGAAGGGAATACTCAGTTTCCTGTTGTCTGGAGGGAGTTGCCTAAGCAG CTTAGAGTAGGCCATGTCTTTAACATAGAAGCGGGAAAGCAAGCGTTGAGAAATATAAACTCTCTGGGTTTATTTTCAAACATTGAAGTGAATCCGCGTCCTGATGAAAAGAGTGAAGGAGGGATAGTTGTTGAGATTAAGCTTAAAGAACTTGATCAGAAGTCTGCTGAAGTGAGTACTGAGTGGAGTATTGTTCCTGGACGTCAAGGGCATCCAACACTT GCTTCTATCCAGCCAGGTGGAACTGTATCCTTTGAACACCGAAACATCAACGGTCTCAATAGGTCATTCCTTGGCTCAGTGACCACTAGCAACTTCTTCAATCCGCAG GATGATCTTTCTTTCAAGTTCGAATATGTGCATCCATATATAGATGGTGTATATAGTCCTAAAAACCGCACTTTCAAAACAAGCTGCTTCAATAGCAGAAAGCTGAGTCCTGTGTTTACTGGAGGCCCAGGACTGGATGAAGTTCCTCCTATCTGGGTTGATAGGTCAGGTGTGAAAGCAAATATTACTGAG AATCTTACCCGCCAGAGCAAGCTTACTTATGGGCTTGTGTGTGAAGAGATAACAACACGAGATGAAAGCAGCCATATCGCCATAGCTGGTCAAAGGGTGTTGCCCAATGGTGGAATTAGTGCTGATGGACCCCCGACAACTTTAAGCGATACTGGTATTGACCGAGTGGCATTCCTACAAGCAAATATTACCCGAGATAATACTAAGTTCGTAAATGGAGCTATAGTTGGTGATAGAAATGTGTTTCAG GTGGACCAAGGGTTGGGCATAGGCAGTAAAAACCCAGTCTTCAACCGTCATCAGCTGACAATAACCAGGTTCCTTCAGTTGAAGGATGTAGAAGAAGGTGCTGGGAAGCCACCACCGCCTGTTCTTGTCCTCCATGGTCACTATGGTGGCTGTGTGGGAGATCTTCCAAGTTATGATGCTTTTACCCTTGGGGGACCCTATTCTGTGAGGGGTTACAACATGGGGGAACTTGGTGCAGCTAGAAGCATTCTTGAG GTTGCTGCTGAATTGCGGATACCTATCAAAAACACGCATGCATATGTTTTTGCAGAACACGGGAATGATCTCGGAAGTTCCAAAGACGTCAAGGGTAATCCTACTGAAGTTTATAGGAGAATGGGTCAAGGGTCATCTTATGGAGCTGGCGTTAAGCTAGGTCTTGTTCGAGCTGAGTATGCTGTTGATCATAATTCTGGCACTGGATCAATATTCTTCCGGTTCGGGGAAAGATTTTGA